AACAGGTTTCATTAATGAAAATCGTGTCTTCATGGAATCTGACGTCTTCCCAACACTTCTCCACCCGAGGATAGAAATGTCATCTCATGAAATTTGATTAGCACTTGTTTATTACTATGTGATACTTCTTGTGGTCCTTAAACTAATGAATCGCCCATTGTTACGAATTAAGATTAGAGTTTGTTAAGTTGAATAACAAGCAGCAGTTTGATTAGTTGGAGATGACTAGCAGAATATCTTGGACAgagaagcaaaattgatgttcACTTATGTCATGAAGATTGATCTATTCAACACTTTCACCATTTCCTGATATTTCgtatttttttcttgaacttaTTTAATATACTTGTCAAGATGTTTAAGTTTGAATTGTGATAGTATTGCTTTTGCTTATGGATAGATACTATCACATCAAGAAGAcctgatgatgataatgatcgATTCTATATTCATCAAACTGATAATTCAGGTATAAGTTTAAAATCTCAACTATTTATTGGTCAAGAAAACTATTCAGCTCGAATCAGAGCTATGACTTTGGCAATCTAGACAAAATACTAAGCTTGCATTTGTGGATGAGACTATTCTCATGTCAAACGAGGGCGCACCGTCCAATATAGAAGATTAATGGGTAGAATCTTATGTTTAATAATTACTTGACGAGACATTACTTCCTCCTTGAACACTCTTGAGTCAATTTAAGGGAAATCCAAAGAAGAAACATTCAGAAGCAGCATTAAGAGTGttaagatttttaaaatttactacTGGTCGATGAGTTTTTCTATTATCAAATAGTGATTTAAAATTAGAAGTTTATTTTGACTCGGATGGGGGGTCATATCCAAATGCAAGAACACCAATTACCGGATACTGTGTATTCATCGAAGAAAGTGTCATCTCATGGAGAAGTAAGAAACCATCACCAGTGgctaccatatatatatattcaaggAATTTGGGATATTAAAACTGTGCGTGATGTCATAAATTAGGCATTTTATTGCACCAAATCCAATTCATGAGCGTACCAAACACATAAAAGTAGattgccttttttttaaaaaacacacacacacacaaaagtaCCCGTGAAGCCAACTTACGGGCTCACAAACATAGAAGAAatgtttgttgacacctaaattttaagtaaatatttaagaataaattgcatagaaaattagagatcGATTCGGCTCTAACAaaagattttcattaaataGCACATCCCACATTGCATcaacaaagttttttttttttttttataattcattttactttatttttcaaaaaaataaaaatatatattattttaatatttaaaaagggTGCTAGGGGGCTGGGCTTTCGCCCCagcccttctctttttctcccccGTGGGCCCGGGCCCAGCTCTCCCCAACTCTCCCCCACCTCAGCTCGgccccctctccctctttctccttcctcttcctcttcctccttccttccggCAACCCTCACGCGCGAAGGCTGCTACCGAGGGAGAGTAGATAGCCGGCGACGGATGGGACGTCTCGCAGGCGCCATCAATGCCGCCGAACCGTGCAGAGCAGGCCTGGCCAAGTTAGGGTCAGACCTAGTGCCAAGAACCGGTGGCCGAAGCTCCTCCATCGACCGGCCTCCTTGCCTATAAATACCAGGGCAATGACAGCACTTCAGGACACACAAAAGGGatgaaaaaggggagagaggagGTAGACCCAAGAGAAGAGGGAaatcggggagagagagagagagagagagagagagagagaaacgaagaggtgagagagagaggttcgGGTGAGAGGTTTGAGAGTGAGAAGGTGGCCTGCGTTTCTCCTTTCCCTGCAACAGAGTACACGGTAAGACCCGATCGTCCTCCCTTCGGGTTCATCCCGATTTGGCGTCGGTTTGGGTCGATTTCCCGAGGATCCGAGCTCGTGGATGCGCGAGGCGGGCGGACATAGCCCGATCTATCGAGCTCGTTCGCCTTCCGACGCCGCTGAGCCCGGCAGGGACCACGACCGAACAAACCCGTTCCGGACCTCCTCCCCCTTTCCTTGCTCTGTTTTATCCCGTCTCAGGGTCGCCGGACCGAGATTCGTCTTGTTCCGAATCACGCGATTCTTGCCATGCGTGGTCTGTGGTCGGTTATTCCTGGTCTTGGCTAGTTAATTGTTGCAAACCTAAGTGCTAATCTGGTGCCCAATGAGCTGATCTTTCCCCCACAGCTAATGCACCCATCTGTTCGCTGGAATGCCCAAACTAGATTTGCTTTGGTTTTCTTCGTTTTTGGTTTGATCTGGCCATTCGCAAGTCGTTACGCATATTTCTTTATGGGGTTTCATCGCCGTTGTTGTTCTGAGTGCCGCTCGAGCTTGCGTCTTTGCTTCAACTTCGTTTAGCCAAGACTGCGTTTGCTGGTGGCTGGAGGGGGGTTGACTCACGGCCGGTGTTGATCGGTTCGCTCGAAGGGTGACGATGTGGTCGGAGGCGCCATCAGCGGCCACCTGTCCTGGCCGTCCGCGGGGGTCGCATTTTGGTGTTTGGGCGTTCCGTGACCAGAGTTGCAGTGAACTCGCGTCATTTTTGGTTCAATATTTGGGACGGGAGCTTAGGCTTGCTCTGGCTATTAGATCAGGTTTGGGCTGAATCTGGTCATGGGCTTTGATCAAATCCTAGAAGAGATTGGGCTAAATTATATGGTTGAGCCCAATTCATTTTAGTTAAAGGTTTTCTACTGTGGAGCCAAGCTATCTTTGTATCCTTGGTCCAATCCTAAGGCTGGGGACAGCCCACATTTGGACTGGGCTAAAAGGCCCAGCCCGAGTTCTAATTTCGGaatacaaattatttaaaaattatatatgataaaaaatccgaaaatactttatattttccaaaaaagagaaaaatgcttTAAAATAATCTTTGGATGTTTTACcttaaaatatgagaaaatctttaggaaaaaaattatgtatagTAAGCAAATATTGGATTGATATCTacacatttcttttatttcaattacTTACTTATGACTCATGATTGTTACAAAAATGTTGCataaattctttatttgatgttTAAAAAATGAAGTACCAAAATGGTATAAGCCAATTAAGTAGTGTAATCAAATTTTAGTGTCCTTGATCCGTAGAAGtaatttttcttccaataatttACTTAGGTACCTATAAACTCATCACAAAGCAATTAGTGgcaatttttaagcaaaaatgacGTGTAAGTTAAAATCTCATATTATAAGTCACGAATGGATAAGCTTGGGAAAATGCGAACTAAGTTTAGATTTAGTCAACGCatgataattattctatttatgttctaaattctatttatgttctaaaattatttttcagttcTAGTGGAACAAAATTCCTTTTGacaaagtaattttatttttctatttttaaaacaaatttttagtccataaatatatttaaaatagaaatgagtaaattttctattattctatttttaaacagaaatgagaaataaaaagcTCTTATCATCGCTCATCTTTACTATTAGCTAACCTAACCACCCTCGCTATTAGCTAATCGCCCACCCATCATTACCCACCATTTGCCACTGTTGGTTGTCGACCACCGCCGGAGCTCGTATGCCGTTGTTTGCCACTAGTCGCCATTCATTACCGTTCGCCATTGATCACCTTTCGTGGTCGTTCGTCACTGTTGGaatgaagaaattttatgtcgttaaaaaatgaatttttgctcAAGGTACACAAATTTTATATCGTAATTAAGCACATATTCTTGTTCATAAACTCATCCatgaatagaaatagaaatatctTTTGGTCGGAATGATAATCATTCGTGATCTTAGCAAGTCATTAGCTTTTGTGCCCGCGTGTAGGGCTTGGGGATGTCGCAACAATCTTCAAGAAGGCATTGGGAAAGGAGACTCGAGGGGAAAATCTTGAATTTCAGTGTCATATTTGATCCCATGAAACCGATCTTACCTTCTGAAAATTCAAGGAAATTAGGCCGCATATCGCGGCCAATACCACCAAGACGACAAGAGCTGTTTTTCCTTAAATGCATTCTGATATGAAAGCCCAATAACTGCACGcacaataatttttatatgtatacgtgaaaaaagaaaaagaaattagttatctaattattttatttatggaaGGAATTCATATAAGTATATAAtagggaaagcagttccttaaaCAAACACAAACGGGCTCTAGTCCATTGCTGGGTGTAAAATCgaagtcctaaatttatgtggggaacttttatttatagaaGGAATTCATACAACCTAGGCGCACATTTGGGTCCCTGCCAATACAAtgggtttagaattttttttgacactttttctTGAGATGTTCTTATGATTGTGGATCCTGTTACTTTGGGTGGTTAAGTGTTAAGTGCTTGATTTGGACACGATAGATTTTATATTTAAAGTATAGTGCTTTCATCCAGAATAACTTAAAAGCCACTCCATCACGATAACCCATATTTGATACACATGAACAAGGTGATTTATGTATAACCTCAGGTTTAGTTGAGCTGAAATTTTCAAATACCTCCTGGGAAAAGATGTAGGTTTTGTTAAAAAGTGCTCCAAGGTTCTTATTacatgaataaattgcaaggctCAATTTTCTATGATATGTGATCAGGGTTTGGAAAGTagaatataattatattttgtaGGTGTATGATCCTATAAGGGCCTAAACTTTTCATCTTTGTATAATCAAGAACTTAAGTTTTAACTTTATTTAACTAAGTACCTCAACTTTCAAAATTAGGCTAATGTTAGGCTTCTGGTAAATTGAAGCGCATGTTACTTGATTTTTTACTAAGATGGACTGACTAATTAGGTCAAGCTGATGATGTGGACGGTCATGTCATTCAATTTTTCCAACTCAAcacatagaaatagaaatttcttTCGCATTTTGTTTTCGTTCcttcgtttcttctttttgtgatgGTGAGGTAGTTTGGTTGGTGGTGGTGAGGCTCGATTTGTTCACATCGGCTGGACGAAGTAATACTAACAGTGGTAACATCGACTTAGGTAATGGCGACTACTGGTGTTGGCGGTTTTTGGGTTCGTAATGGTAGCAAAGTGTTCGAGAGCAGTAGTGGCCGCTGCAGGAGATGGGCGGTAGGGGTGGCTGGGAGAGttttcaacaaaaaatcaaCGAAAAAAACTATCTTGTTAATGAGTTCCCTTAGGGCACTTGCTAATGATacttaatatgaaatgttttgtttttggaaacatCATTTATGCGAGACACAAAATAACAAGTACACAAACTACAAGCTTTGCTTAATGAGCTGCTTACCAAAGGCATTTTCTAACAAAATAAGATATTtagatttagagagagagagagagagcacgttGGATGCTGTTGTGCACTTTTGAAGATCGCCTAATAGTGTTAAAATCAAGATCAAATACTAATCAGGTGCAATTCTATTAAATATGTTCAACCATTGAAGACTCATGTCATTATTAGAGATGATGACTAAATAATGGACAAATGTTCTTAAAAGATACGGTTTGAGTTAGATTTCTCGCACCACGAAGTGCACAGAACTCATGTCGAAGCCACTTATTACTCGAAATTTGACTTGTGTGTTACCTAACCTGTGAGGTTAGCAGGCATTTCATCACGAGAATTAACACAAAGTTTTGTCTTTGAGAAACTGAAGATAACGGGCTACACTTATATCATATATGCCCACAGCTGCTTCACCAACTTTTCTACGAATATTCTATCAATCTTTTTTCTTGCCTACGCCTCTTTTTTCCAGGCCATTCTTTCAGGCCTTCTAAGCTTCCCACTCGATATTAAACTTTACCTTCTATTCACGGCATTGAAACCGTTAAGTCTACTGTTGTAAATAGTTTGTTATCTATCATTACGTAGGGCATGCGCACTTGTGATCTAACGGAGCCCTCAGTGGGAGGACCCAATCATGGGACTTTACGTCGGCATGCTTAGCAAGAATAGACACAGAAACTTCCCCAGACCAAAGCCCTGCATGTTCACACCTTGATCTTCCCAATCTCACCTACCCCACGATCTAAAATCCCTTTAACTGAACAAAAGGAGGAACCGATGTGTCGTCCGATGAGAGGGAGAGTCACTGGTTTTTTGCACCACCATAAGTGGGAAGCATTGGATTCGAATGTCTCAAATCATAATTACCCTCTTGAAGGTACAAGCAAAGGTCACGAACCCTCCAAATTTCTTCCACGTAGGTTTACTCAACCACCCCACTATTCCAAAACCCATCACCTTTTTTCagttcctcttccttcttcgtgGCCTGTGTTGTGTATTTATATTGAGTCATATTCCTGACTTCTCTCCACGCACCAACTTACTAGAGCAGAGTCCTAGAATAGAGAAAAATTGTCACCTGCAATCCTCACACACAAGAATGACTCACAACTCTCGTGTTGCCACGGTTGTGCCCTGGTCCATCTTGATGGTATTGGTGATTTTGAATGGCTTAGTTCAGGAAGTGAGCGCGGCTGGAGAGTGTGGGAGGACCCCAATCGGGTCGGCCGCCGCCAGCCTGAGTCCTTGCCTAGGGGCAGCTAAAAATGCTCGAGCTAAGGTCCCGCCCGCCTGCTGCGCCAAAGTCAACGCGCTCATCCGCACCTCTCCTCGGTGCCTCTGCGCCGTCCTGCTCTCTCCTCTAGCGAAGCAGGCGGGCATCATGCCGGCCACGGCTATCTCGATCCCAAAGAGGTGCAACATCAGGAACAGGCCCGCTGGAAAGAAATGCGGGAGTGAGTATAACTATCCTATGCCTAATCATCCACTAAGTAGCCActtataattattaaatatcatccaaaattaattattgttttgtcttcttctttttttccttcatttattAACTGCAGGATATACTGTCCCCTGAGTGACAAATGCTGAGCCCGGCCCAATCAAGGGGGAGGATATTGATCGAAGTTATGGCTTGAGAAAGCTAGGGATTTACTAAATAAGCTTTGCTAATGTAAAAGGGCCATTCTTTGTTTGATTGGCCCAGGCCCATTATGGAATTATCTATGGTAATTaataattatgtattttccctaTCCCTTAATAAAAATCGTTTCCCATGATATTTCATATATTGGTTCTTCATTAATAGCGAATTTACTCTTTCCTTTTTAGGCCAGGAATTAGCTCCTTTTAAATTTTCATCCTAATATAGTCCCTTTGTTGAGAAATTGACATGATTCTAACTGCCTGTCTAATCACTTAactaattattaaaccataagATTTCCGAACTCCCGCCATTGTCATCTTCCTCCCACTCCTCATTAGAAGAAAATAGTGACAACTGAATGGCAATTTTCAACGAGAGATTTGCTCCCATAATCACATCCTGGGACAACCCGAATAGGAGGATCCCGTtggaaatttttcataaaaattcgATAATCTGAACTTCGAAATTCATAATCACCTTCTTCATATTACTCATCGAGAgattgatcttcttcttcttcctcttcttcatcattttctatgaagcGACTGAAGAAGAGCTTCTTCGGAGTGGTGAGGCAGTTAGAATTGATCGGAAAATGGGAATGAGGGAGGAGTGGAGACTAGATCGATCTTTGCGAGTAGTTGAAGGTGAAGAACGAGTTATCCAGGAACTTGTGGTGGAGGTTTCCTAACATCATTGGCTCTAGATACTCCCACCACCTCGCAAGCGTTCGCTACGAGACCGAGGCTTTCTTGCTCGTCACTGTCTGCTTCGTTCATGGCATTGTCTTTGTTGCGAATGGTGgtttgttttgtcccaaattacCTCGGGTCGAATTAGGgcttgaagaagagagaaatggcTTGATTTGTCTAATGAGGTTTTAAATTTGGGGCAGATTTGTTGAATGATGTTGTATAGGACTATTTATGTTGACTCAAAGCACTTGTGAGCATGTcgattagaaaaagaaatgataaaatattgtcatatcaGATTTTTCTAATATCCCAAATTGGTaataacacttaagtgatcatttttttttgataaagtaATACTAAAATaatctaatgaaaatttttagTACTAAAGTGACACCGTACCAATATTATGacacttttaatttcttttttctttttactagtGAAGCTAGGGCGGCTCCTGCTGCCTTTCTCTGGAACCTGTGCTGTGTGcatccttttttgtttctccttttGCCATTTTTTACTCTATCTttggttttatttctttttttcccaaacgcATCACCTTTTTTCAGTTCCCTTCCTTCTTCATGTCTCGTGTTGTGTATATTTATTGAGTCATGTTCCTGATTTCTCTCCACACACCCAACTTACAAGAGCAAAGTCCTAGAATAGAGTAATTGTTACCTGCAGTCTCCAAATGGAAGAAATGGCTCACAATTCACATGTTGACATGTCAGTGCCATTGTCCATCTTGATGGTATTGGTGATTTCTCAAATGGCTTCGTTTGGGAAGCAAGCGCACCTGAAGAGTGCGGGTGGACCCCCATCCGGTCGGCCGCTGCCAGCCTGAGCACTTGGCCGGGGTTAGCTAGAGGCGTCCGGGCTAAGGTCCCGCCTGCGTCCTGCGCCAAAGTCAGTGTGCTCATCCACATCGCTCCCCACTGGCCGTCCTGCTCTCTCCTCTAGGGAAGCAGGCCAGGACCATGCAGGCCACGGTTATCTCGATCCTAAAGAGGTGCAACGTTAGAAACAGGCCCACGTGAGAAGCAAATGCTGAGCCCGGCCTAAGATAGGAGGATGCTAATTGAAGCAATGGCTTGAGAAAGCTAGGGATTTTGCCAAAGACACTTCGCTAATGTAAAAGGGTCATTCTCTGCTTAATTGGCCCAGGcccattaattaattatgtataTCGGTAGAGCTGCACCACTGGAGCAGTTTTCTCATTTTATCACCCCTTAATAAAAATAGTTTCCCATGATAATTGCGTTGCTCGGTTCCCCTCCATAGCAAATTcgttctctcctttttttggcCAAGGATGTCCTCATTTTAGTTTTCATCCACTTATAGTGAAAAACCAACATGCATCCAACCCCTATCTACTCACCacgaaaaaaataatgatttgaaatttttttttctcaaaataaacacttatatttcttataaaattttcatcatccacaaaaatatatagatataaattattcttgataatgaaataatttttattaattaattatttcaattgatacaaacgattttttttaggaaaatatttttcaaatcgttaatttttcacgaaataaatggagcATTAATTAGCTACCTAAACGTAAGATTTCCTAATCTCAATaaacatttccaattttgtgcGTGGCAAATTTTAAaggattttaaagaaaatattctatGTTGTGCATATATTGGTGGTGTACTTGAGAACGAAACATAAATTTTACGTGTATGGAATTAGTACTAATAGGAGAGCACGCACGCATGTGTACAAGACCCAGCGACAGGAGCTGGTTGACCCCCGCAAGGGCCGATAGACACACCACCCGGCTGCATGTCATCGCCGGCTCAAGGCAAGGGCGCTCAACGGCAAAGGTGGGACGGCCTTGCCGCCTTTCTCTGAAAATTGTGCTAtatgatcctctctctctttttttttcggtttcaCGTTCGTTCtgtcctctttttttccctgttttttttttctttttctttttcaggtttTAATGATGTGGGTAATGGCGCGTAAAGCCACAGCAGCAAATGTGAGTCACATGCATGGCTGGTTAGGGTTGTCATCTCAAAATGCCAATCGGACCAACTTGATTTCAAGGATTAAATAGATTTCACTGAAAGAGCACAAGGACCAATTTGGCCACAATCAAAATGCAAAAGCCAAATTGAGCATTAGATAAGAGTATAAGAATAGTTTCTAACCTTGTCCTCAAATTACATTGATAGAATTTAATACTAGTAAAAGAGCAAGCGCATGTATATAGTTGGTAAGCTGTGCAAATAAATGATGGTAAATTATTTGAACGAttggaatttgaaaataattaaacgATGGTTAATTATGGCTCAAGAAAAAGTTGGTTATTTCCTATCAGAACTAGtaaatttaacatcttgctAACCTTAAGAAATAACTTTGTAAAGTATTGGAAGGTTGGTAATTGCAAACAATCAGATGACATTTGTAATATGATTTAAACAAGAGTTGGTAATTTCCTAGAAGAGTTAACATATTTACTAGTTCGTATGCTCTTGCTAACATCGTTTTTAGTTACAATCAAACAAATGTTGGTAATAAagttaaaattattaaaattagttGGTAACTTAACCCGCAAAACTTGATATATCACCCAAATCAAATCAAGACTGGTAGTTTTGGATAAGATTTAGTAATTTTGAAGCGCCAATAACTTTTACAACAAATCTAAACAATAAAATATTGAAGCAATCACtaattttgaaacaatttaatAAATGTTGATAAGTGGACTCAAATAAGACTCGgtaattttctataaaaaattgGTAACATTAACACATTGGTAAATGATGTAAATAAtgttaataaattattaaaataagtaATTTAAGACAATCTAGTAACTGTTGGTACTTTCGTAAAAGTGTTGGTAATTTACTAATGTGTTATCAACTGAACAAGTTGCCGATCAAAATTTAATTGCTAATGTGTTTGGTAGTTGTCATGCTTTTCACATGTTACCGGCATGAAACATTGTTCCAATTTTTACCCTACCAGAATGATAGACTCATCCGATTTTGGCTCACATAATCAGGCTCATTTCACATATGACATATACATTTTCTTGGACAAAAGCaagagtttttttattttattttatttaataaccagagagagagagagagagagaaacgttGGAGAATAATGAGCACAACATCTTTGTTACTTGAAACTTCAATAGCAATCTTCCATCATGAAGAAAGGAACCATTAGCTCCATAGCAGTTGTAGTGGAGCACGTTCGTAATTGGATAATCAATTTGTACTTTTATGTAGGGTGTTACCTGCGAGTCTGCGACTCATAAGTGCAAAGACAAATGCTAGAAACGATTAGCAAAATCTACCAACAAAATAAGTGAGTATGAGAAAAAAGCAGATATGAATCATATGAGAGAGATTTTACTTACTAAATAACCTCTTATTTGTGTAGCTAAGATTGAAAAGCTATCTCACAACAAAGCATCGTAATCATCCTTGATATAGACAATGTTTCGATTATCCTTCCCACCGCACGGTCTGAGGTTTATAAGGCCGAATGAATCGATTCCCATGAGTCCATGTTCAAAAATCTTATTAGAATGGGCGTATCCAGAGTGGGCCGTGCGAACtatttgaatatgaaaatttcgTCTGCATCTGGACCAAAGGCCCCTTTCCTTTATCCTTTTTtgctaatttgttcttttgttcgtTACTCATTATTCATTACGAATTAATCTTAGTAAATTATTAAAGCAATTGCTTTATTGTAATTAATGTTGAAAAGTGGACTcgaaataaaagttggtaattttccATTTGTGACAATATGCTAACAGtttgtatttttgtaaatgTGTCAGTAACTTATCTATGTGTTATCGCTAAATAAGTTATTAGTTAAAATTTTGTTGCTAATGTGTTTCAATAGTTATCGATGCTTTTCACATGTTACTAGCATGAAACATTGTTCCGATCTTAACTCTCCGGAATTGTAGACTTGTCCACTTTCGGCTTATAATTATGTCATTTTACACTAAAACATGTACTTATTAATAGAACAAAagcaagataattttttttaaccaattagaaagaaagagagaaatgttgGAGAACGAAGAGCATAAACTTCTGTATTACTTCTTAAAGCTTCAATAGCAATCTTCCTCAATGAAAAAGAGACAGTTGCATTGACCCATGTCTTCAAAATTGGATAAGTTAATATGTAATTTCATACAAGGTGTCATTTACGATGGGAGAAGCACCAAAAAGCTCTAAATTTATCGCACTGGTaaaaatttagtcataaacctttcaattaaactaatttaattttaaacattttcacattagtactaatttagttcatccggccaattttggttggtcGGCATTGACGTGGATACCGGGCCGGTGTCGGTTGTCCAATGCTAACAaggcaaattttttaattttttttaattttttttaattttcttttttctcttcttcctccttggactttcCCCACTGTGGCCGATGAGGCTGGGTGAGGGCCTTGAAGCCCTCGTTGGCTACTAGCAAGGTAGTAGCTAGGAGAGGCTAGCCTCTATTGTAGCCTTAGGCGAGGTGCAGTA
This Eucalyptus grandis isolate ANBG69807.140 chromosome 7, ASM1654582v1, whole genome shotgun sequence DNA region includes the following protein-coding sequences:
- the LOC104430096 gene encoding non-specific lipid-transfer protein 4; this encodes MTHNSRVATVVPWSILMVLVILNGLVQEVSAAGECGRTPIGSAAASLSPCLGAAKNARAKVPPACCAKVNALIRTSPRCLCAVLLSPLAKQAGIMPATAISIPKRCNIRNRPAGKKCGRYTVP